In the genome of Cupriavidus taiwanensis, one region contains:
- a CDS encoding NAD(P)-dependent oxidoreductase — MKIAFLGLGTMGLPMAANLLKAGHAVRGWNRSPTPVAKLAALGAQGAATPVEAVTDADVLISMLADDAATRAAILDARTLSALKRGAIHVNMATISVALAAELAALHQAQGVGYVAAPVLGRVNVAEAGQLNILAAGNSDAIATVQPLLDAIGQKTWRLGARPEQANAAKLAVNFMIASAIGTMGEAVALAHGHGVDKAGFLELVMSTAFAAPVYKGYGQAIAEERFEPAGFKLALGLKDVRLALEAAEQANVPLPLASTLRDTHIESLAHGEGHLDWGALSRTSARRAGQA; from the coding sequence ATGAAGATCGCTTTTCTTGGCCTGGGCACCATGGGCCTGCCAATGGCTGCAAACTTGCTCAAGGCCGGCCATGCAGTGCGCGGCTGGAATCGCTCGCCCACGCCGGTGGCGAAACTGGCAGCGCTCGGCGCGCAAGGCGCGGCCACGCCTGTCGAGGCGGTCACCGATGCGGACGTGCTGATCTCGATGCTGGCCGACGATGCGGCCACCCGTGCCGCGATACTGGACGCACGGACACTGTCCGCGCTGAAGCGCGGAGCCATCCATGTCAACATGGCCACGATCTCGGTGGCCCTGGCAGCCGAACTGGCTGCGTTACACCAGGCGCAAGGCGTGGGCTATGTCGCCGCACCGGTGCTGGGCCGGGTAAACGTTGCTGAAGCGGGCCAGCTCAACATCCTGGCAGCGGGCAATTCCGACGCCATTGCAACCGTGCAGCCGCTGCTGGATGCAATCGGCCAGAAGACCTGGCGCCTGGGCGCACGGCCAGAACAGGCCAATGCCGCCAAGCTGGCCGTGAACTTCATGATCGCCAGCGCCATCGGTACGATGGGCGAAGCAGTGGCACTGGCGCACGGCCATGGGGTGGACAAGGCCGGTTTTCTGGAACTGGTCATGTCCACGGCCTTCGCTGCTCCTGTCTACAAGGGCTATGGGCAGGCCATCGCCGAAGAGCGCTTCGAGCCAGCGGGATTCAAGCTGGCGCTAGGCCTCAAGGACGTGCGCCTGGCGTTGGAAGCGGCGGAACAGGCCAACGTTCCCCTTCCCCTGGCCAGCACCCTGCGCGATACACATATCGAAAGCCTGGCCCATGGCGAAGGCCACCTGGACTGGGGGGCACTGTCGCGCACGTCCGCACGCCGTGCCGGGCAGGCCTGA
- a CDS encoding VOC family protein, with protein sequence MDLTIHSTFLPHSDPEVSLAFYRDALDFEIRKDVAFGGHRWITIGPKGKPDTSIVLYPPNATPGVTDDEKRTIGEMMAKGTFAMLLLGAKDLDAVFQRLQDRDAEIVQEPTDQPYGVRDFAVRDPAGNMIRIQQLK encoded by the coding sequence ATGGACCTCACCATTCATTCGACTTTTCTGCCGCACTCCGATCCGGAGGTCTCGCTGGCGTTCTACCGGGACGCCCTGGATTTCGAGATCCGCAAGGATGTCGCCTTTGGCGGCCACCGCTGGATCACCATTGGCCCGAAGGGCAAGCCCGACACCTCCATCGTCCTGTACCCGCCAAACGCGACCCCGGGCGTTACCGACGACGAGAAGCGCACCATCGGCGAGATGATGGCCAAGGGTACTTTCGCCATGCTGCTGCTTGGCGCGAAGGACCTGGACGCCGTCTTCCAGCGCCTGCAGGACCGCGACGCCGAGATCGTCCAGGAGCCGACAGACCAGCCTTACGGGGTGCGCGATTTCGCGGTGCGCGATCCGGCCGGCAACATGATCCGGATCCAGCAACTCAAATGA
- a CDS encoding helix-turn-helix transcriptional regulator: protein MPAATPDTVLRDLARLRRVRDRIDRDYAQPLDVEALARGVHMSAGHLSRQFRLAYGESVYAYLMTRRIERAMALLRRGDLSVTEVCFEVGCSSLGSFSSRFTELVGVSPSIYRRDCAREAEGIPSCIARQVTRPVRNREAPEPSSD from the coding sequence ATGCCCGCCGCCACCCCCGATACCGTCCTGCGTGACCTGGCGCGCCTGCGCCGGGTCCGCGACCGCATTGACCGCGACTACGCCCAGCCGCTGGACGTCGAGGCGCTTGCGCGGGGCGTGCATATGTCCGCGGGTCATCTCAGCCGGCAGTTCCGGCTGGCCTATGGCGAGTCGGTCTACGCCTACCTGATGACCCGGCGCATCGAGCGCGCCATGGCGTTGCTGCGGCGTGGCGACCTGAGTGTCACCGAGGTCTGCTTCGAGGTCGGCTGCTCGTCCCTGGGGTCCTTCAGTTCAAGGTTCACCGAACTGGTCGGCGTTTCGCCCAGCATTTACCGGCGCGATTGCGCGCGCGAGGCCGAGGGCATCCCGTCCTGCATCGCCAGGCAGGTGACGCGTCCGGTCAGGAATCGAGAAGCGCCGGAACCGTCGTCCGACTAG
- a CDS encoding alkyl/aryl-sulfatase, giving the protein MKAASVMTTVLFLTWSSSGWAQQAQPVGGKPATAATKAANAAVLKELPFHDKADFDDAQRGLVARPDTLTIRNAKGDVVWDLEAYKQYIGIDKPAPDTVNPSLWRNAQLTMQHGLFKVSDRIYQVRGFDLSNVTFVQGNSGWIVLDPLISEETAKAAYEFVTKHLGPRPVVAVVYSHSHIDHYGGVRGVVNEADVKSGKVKIFAPQGFTEHAVSENVIAGNAMGRRAVYMYGALLPRNDRGGVNGGLGQTVSTGTAGLIVPSDIISKTGTEVAVDGIRMVFQMTPGTEAPAEMNTFFPQFKGMWMAENTTNTMHNILTLRGAQVRDALKWSSYLNETIDTYGKDVEFKFQAHHWPMWGNAKIIDYWKKQRDLYKYTHDQSVNLMNKGYTAAEISELIKLPPELDKFWPNRGYYGTLRHNSRAVYQRYMGWYDGNPSDLNNLPPEMAARKYVEYMGGEAAILRRAKADFDKGDYRWTAEALKHVVFANPDSKAGKDLLADSLEQLGYQAESGPWRSVYLMGAYELRNGVPKAGGTDVASPDTIKAMPPEMLFDYLSVRLNGPKAAGKKLALNLDFTDLNKQYGLAVENAVLNYGKPLPHADANITMSKATLDAIQLKETTIENAIAKGDMKVEGRREALGEFLGLLDAFPFWFNIVTP; this is encoded by the coding sequence ATGAAGGCGGCTTCCGTCATGACTACCGTGCTGTTCCTGACATGGTCATCCTCCGGGTGGGCCCAACAGGCCCAGCCGGTGGGTGGCAAGCCTGCCACGGCGGCGACGAAGGCGGCGAACGCCGCGGTGCTGAAGGAGTTGCCCTTCCATGACAAGGCCGATTTCGATGATGCGCAGCGCGGCCTGGTCGCCAGGCCAGACACGCTGACGATACGCAACGCCAAGGGCGACGTGGTCTGGGATCTCGAGGCCTACAAGCAATACATCGGGATCGACAAGCCCGCGCCGGATACCGTCAACCCCAGCTTGTGGCGCAACGCCCAGCTGACCATGCAGCATGGCCTGTTCAAGGTCTCGGACCGCATCTACCAGGTCCGCGGCTTCGATCTCTCCAATGTGACCTTCGTCCAGGGGAATAGCGGGTGGATCGTGCTCGACCCGCTGATCTCGGAGGAAACCGCCAAGGCAGCGTATGAATTCGTGACGAAGCACCTGGGGCCCCGCCCCGTGGTGGCCGTGGTGTACAGCCATTCGCACATCGATCACTACGGCGGCGTGCGCGGCGTGGTCAACGAGGCCGACGTGAAATCGGGCAAGGTCAAGATCTTCGCGCCGCAAGGCTTTACCGAGCATGCCGTCAGCGAAAACGTCATTGCCGGCAATGCGATGGGCCGTCGGGCCGTCTACATGTATGGTGCGCTGTTGCCACGCAATGACCGCGGCGGCGTGAACGGCGGACTGGGGCAGACCGTCTCGACCGGCACCGCGGGGTTGATCGTGCCGTCCGACATCATCAGCAAGACCGGGACCGAAGTTGCCGTGGATGGCATCAGGATGGTGTTCCAGATGACGCCGGGGACCGAGGCTCCGGCGGAGATGAACACCTTCTTTCCTCAGTTCAAGGGCATGTGGATGGCGGAAAACACCACCAACACCATGCACAACATCCTGACGCTGCGCGGTGCCCAGGTGCGCGATGCGCTGAAGTGGTCGAGCTACCTGAACGAGACCATCGACACCTACGGCAAGGACGTGGAGTTCAAGTTCCAGGCCCACCATTGGCCGATGTGGGGCAATGCCAAGATCATCGATTACTGGAAGAAGCAGCGCGACCTCTACAAGTACACGCATGACCAGTCGGTGAACCTGATGAACAAGGGCTATACGGCGGCGGAGATCTCGGAACTGATCAAGCTGCCGCCCGAGCTCGACAAGTTCTGGCCGAATCGCGGATATTACGGCACGCTGCGCCACAACTCGCGGGCGGTCTATCAACGGTACATGGGGTGGTATGACGGCAATCCGTCTGACCTGAACAACCTGCCGCCGGAAATGGCCGCAAGGAAATACGTGGAGTACATGGGCGGCGAGGCCGCGATCCTGCGCCGCGCCAAGGCCGATTTCGACAAGGGCGATTACCGCTGGACCGCCGAAGCGCTGAAGCATGTGGTCTTCGCCAACCCGGACAGCAAGGCCGGCAAGGACCTGCTCGCGGATTCGCTCGAACAGCTGGGCTATCAGGCGGAAAGCGGTCCGTGGCGCTCCGTCTATCTGATGGGGGCCTACGAGTTGCGCAATGGCGTGCCAAAGGCGGGCGGCACCGACGTGGCCAGCCCGGACACCATCAAGGCCATGCCGCCGGAAATGCTGTTCGACTACCTGTCCGTGCGCCTGAACGGTCCGAAGGCGGCGGGCAAGAAGCTGGCGCTCAATCTCGACTTCACCGACCTGAACAAGCAATACGGCCTGGCGGTGGAGAATGCCGTGCTCAACTACGGCAAGCCGTTGCCCCATGCGGACGCGAACATCACGATGTCAAAGGCGACGCTCGATGCCATCCAGCTCAAGGAAACGACCATCGAGAACGCCATCGCGAAAGGAGACATGAAAGTGGAGGGCCGACGCGAGGCGCTGGGCGAATTCCTTGGCCTGCTGGACGCCTTCCCCTTCTGGTTCAACATCGTGACGCCATGA
- a CDS encoding 5'/3'-nucleotidase SurE yields the protein MKSRLIAAALLAATASPAFALNILLTNDDGLTSNLKALYDALKGAGHNVIVSVPCTGQSGRGAGIVMYSTTVIVPDNDKTQVEAEGGCHNGAAKTGEPAVGPFTKAGYTNGDYHYAHGTPVMATMYGLDVLAPARWGKAPDLVLSGPNEGQNVGRIVNSSGTVSNAQFGAARGIPSIALSAGTDSVDNAGLASPVSGVVAQLTIKLLGTLQAKANGGPLLPAGLALNVNFPNAPTAATPFAFSRHGTFDAYALKFNGTAPYGLGIGAGGGTPTAAQAEDESVVYKTKTAVTAMQIGFDQRPAGQQWLRLRLGELFGQ from the coding sequence ATGAAATCCCGCCTGATCGCCGCGGCCTTGCTGGCCGCCACGGCGAGTCCTGCCTTCGCCCTGAACATCCTGCTGACCAACGACGACGGCCTGACCAGCAACCTGAAGGCGCTGTACGACGCGCTCAAGGGCGCTGGCCACAACGTCATCGTCAGCGTACCCTGCACCGGCCAGAGCGGCCGCGGCGCCGGCATCGTGATGTACAGCACCACGGTCATCGTGCCGGACAACGACAAGACCCAGGTCGAGGCCGAAGGCGGCTGCCACAACGGCGCGGCCAAGACCGGCGAGCCGGCGGTCGGCCCCTTCACCAAGGCGGGCTACACCAATGGCGACTACCACTACGCCCACGGCACGCCGGTGATGGCGACCATGTACGGCCTGGACGTGCTGGCGCCGGCGCGCTGGGGCAAGGCCCCGGACCTGGTGCTGTCCGGCCCCAACGAAGGCCAGAACGTCGGCCGCATCGTCAACAGCTCGGGCACCGTCAGCAATGCGCAGTTCGGCGCGGCGCGCGGCATTCCGTCCATCGCGCTGAGCGCGGGCACGGACTCGGTCGACAATGCCGGCCTGGCGAGCCCGGTATCCGGCGTGGTGGCGCAGCTGACCATCAAGCTGCTCGGCACGCTGCAGGCCAAGGCCAACGGCGGCCCGCTGCTGCCGGCGGGCCTGGCGCTGAACGTCAACTTCCCGAACGCGCCGACGGCGGCCACGCCGTTTGCGTTCTCGCGGCATGGCACTTTCGACGCCTATGCGCTGAAGTTCAACGGTACGGCGCCGTACGGGCTCGGCATCGGCGCCGGCGGCGGCACGCCGACGGCCGCGCAGGCCGAGGACGAGTCGGTGGTCTACAAGACCAAAACGGCCGTGACCGCCATGCAGATCGGCTTCGACCAGCGTCCCGCCGGCCAGCAATGGCTGCGCCTGCGCCTGGGTGAACTGTTCGGCCAGTGA
- a CDS encoding tetratricopeptide repeat protein, protein MYQGIPFMRNITLLMLSMVVGLAACAAQSPADQLSPQSPTVRLCNGNTCTDQDRRVATGQAAPEDADHRMQALAAVAERDANAAYDLGLRLLRGDGVERNSYQALQWLRKAGDNGHMQAQLALGRIYLMGFEEMGSDPAEAEAWLTRAAAKGSKEARDLLPQAQAAKKDEQSLYQVREAYRKSWLGWYSSYPYYWVWDRAGWRPR, encoded by the coding sequence ATGTATCAGGGCATTCCGTTTATGAGAAATATCACGCTTCTAATGCTTTCGATGGTTGTTGGCCTTGCAGCATGCGCCGCGCAATCGCCAGCCGACCAGTTGTCCCCCCAGTCGCCAACAGTACGCCTGTGCAACGGCAACACCTGTACCGACCAGGATCGCCGTGTCGCCACAGGGCAGGCTGCGCCAGAAGATGCCGATCATCGTATGCAGGCGCTGGCAGCGGTTGCTGAGCGCGATGCAAACGCGGCCTACGACTTAGGCTTGCGCCTGCTGCGTGGCGATGGCGTAGAGCGCAATAGCTATCAGGCCCTCCAATGGTTGCGCAAGGCCGGCGACAACGGCCATATGCAGGCCCAACTGGCGCTTGGGCGAATCTACCTTATGGGCTTTGAGGAAATGGGGTCGGACCCAGCTGAAGCCGAGGCGTGGCTGACGCGCGCTGCAGCGAAAGGCAGCAAGGAGGCACGAGACCTGCTGCCGCAAGCGCAAGCAGCCAAGAAGGACGAACAGAGCCTGTACCAGGTGCGCGAAGCCTACCGCAAATCCTGGCTGGGCTGGTACAGCAGCTATCCGTACTACTGGGTATGGGACCGCGCCGGCTGGCGCCCACGCTAG
- a CDS encoding zinc-binding dehydrogenase, producing MHTALQLRSQIKSSGELELSLDSIDTPHPGPDEVLIRIEASPLNPSDLGLLFGAADMSTAKASGTAERPIVTARVPEGAMRSMAGRLDVSMPVGNEGAGVVVDAGSSPAAQALMGKTVAAIGGAMYSQYRCMSADQCLVLPDGATPADGASSFVNPLTALGMVETMRLEGHSALVHTAAASNLGQMLNQICLKDGIKLVNIVRKQEQADLLKAQGAVHVCNAASPTFMQELTEALVATGATIAFDATGGGKLAGQILTCMEAALNKTAREYSRYGSTTHKQVYLYGGLDTSPTEFNRNFGMAWGMGGWLLFPFLQKIGRERANALKQRVMAELKTTFASHYSKEISLAEVLDLEVIAVYNKRATGAKYLINPNKGLAG from the coding sequence ATGCACACCGCGCTTCAACTTCGTTCGCAAATCAAGAGCAGCGGTGAACTCGAGCTATCGCTAGACAGCATCGACACGCCGCATCCTGGCCCGGATGAAGTGCTCATCCGCATTGAAGCCTCTCCTCTCAACCCGTCCGATCTCGGCCTGCTGTTCGGTGCGGCCGACATGAGCACGGCCAAGGCCAGCGGCACGGCCGAGCGCCCCATAGTCACCGCGCGCGTTCCGGAAGGCGCGATGCGCAGCATGGCGGGCCGCCTGGATGTGTCCATGCCGGTGGGCAATGAGGGCGCGGGCGTGGTCGTCGATGCAGGCTCGTCCCCTGCGGCGCAAGCCTTGATGGGAAAGACCGTCGCTGCCATCGGCGGCGCGATGTACTCGCAGTACCGCTGCATGTCCGCGGACCAGTGCCTGGTCTTGCCCGACGGCGCCACGCCTGCTGACGGCGCGTCGTCATTCGTCAACCCCCTCACCGCACTGGGCATGGTCGAGACCATGCGGCTCGAAGGACATAGCGCCCTGGTGCACACCGCCGCGGCCTCCAACCTGGGCCAGATGCTCAATCAGATCTGTCTCAAGGATGGCATCAAGCTAGTGAACATCGTGCGCAAGCAGGAGCAGGCGGACCTGCTCAAGGCACAAGGCGCGGTCCACGTCTGCAACGCCGCGTCGCCCACGTTCATGCAGGAGCTCACCGAGGCACTCGTCGCCACTGGCGCAACGATCGCGTTCGACGCCACGGGCGGCGGCAAGCTCGCCGGCCAGATCCTCACCTGCATGGAAGCGGCCTTGAACAAAACGGCCCGCGAATACAGCCGCTATGGCTCGACCACCCACAAGCAGGTCTACCTCTACGGCGGCCTGGACACAAGCCCGACCGAGTTCAACCGCAACTTCGGCATGGCGTGGGGCATGGGCGGCTGGCTGCTGTTCCCGTTCCTGCAGAAGATCGGGCGCGAGCGGGCCAACGCGCTGAAGCAACGCGTGATGGCGGAGCTGAAGACCACCTTTGCCAGCCACTACTCGAAAGAGATCTCGCTGGCCGAGGTGCTCGACCTGGAGGTGATCGCCGTCTACAACAAGCGCGCGACGGGGGCGAAGTACCTGATCAACCCGAACAAGGGCCTGGCCGGATAA
- a CDS encoding excinuclease ABC subunit UvrA — MSADIRPPRRKARAGREADQVPTDSDNFVRVRGAREHNLKDVDVDIPRNALVVFTGVSGSGKSSLAFGTLYAEAQRRYFESVAPYARRLIDQVGVPEVDSIEGLPPAVALQQQRGTPNARSTVGSVTTLSSLVRMLYSRAGTYPARQPMLYAEDFSPNTVEGACPECHGLGRIYDVTEQSMVPDDSLTIRERAVAAWPPAWHGQNLRDILVTLGYDVDSPWRDLPKEDRDWILFTEEQPTVPVYAGFTPREVRAALKRKLEPSYQGTFTGARRYVLQTFATTQSALMKKRVAQYMIGRECPACHGKRLKKAALSVTFAGLDIGEFTHLPLARVAEIMLPIAQGKSPGPAGAAGAVLSRKAARADTTRRVAAGGSAHKAAPDVRRTPNLSDEKRLASQRIAEELMERLSTLIDLGLGYLSLDRSTPTLSSGELQRLRLATQISSQLFGVVYVLDEPSAGLHPADGEALLVALRRLNAAGNSLFVVEHDTQTMRQADWIVDVGPAAGEHGGRVLYSGPPDGLAEIAASRTAAYLFGPPETQQRAPREPAGWLRLAHVSRNNLHRVDADIPLGCFTAVTGVSGSGKSSLISQALPELVNRHLGRADDGDSEDERDPLFAVTDAPTEGRIAGGMESVRRLVRVDQKPIGRTPRSNLATYTGFFDHVRKLFAATPAARKRRYTAGRFSFNVAQGRCPTCEGEGFVSVELLFLPSVYAPCSACNGTRYRPQTLEITWKGRNIAEVLDLTVDAACEVFADEAPAMRALTALRDIGLGYLRLGQPATELSGGEAQRIKLATELQRAQRGDSLYVLDEPTNGLHPADVDRLLAQLQALVDAGNTVVVVEHDMRVVAQADWVIDIGPGAGDEGGRIVASGRPAVIAVSIASVTAAYLAKEFG; from the coding sequence ATGAGCGCCGATATCCGGCCACCCCGGCGCAAGGCCCGCGCGGGTCGGGAGGCGGACCAGGTCCCCACGGACTCGGACAACTTCGTCAGGGTGCGCGGCGCGCGCGAGCACAACCTCAAGGATGTCGATGTCGATATCCCGCGCAATGCGCTGGTGGTGTTCACCGGCGTGTCGGGCTCGGGCAAGTCGTCGCTCGCGTTCGGCACGCTCTACGCGGAAGCGCAGCGACGCTATTTCGAATCCGTCGCGCCCTATGCAAGGCGGCTGATCGATCAGGTGGGCGTGCCCGAGGTCGACAGCATCGAGGGCCTGCCGCCCGCCGTGGCGCTGCAGCAGCAGCGCGGCACGCCGAACGCGCGGTCGACGGTGGGCAGCGTCACCACGCTGTCGAGCCTGGTGCGCATGCTGTACTCGCGCGCTGGCACCTATCCCGCGCGGCAGCCGATGCTTTACGCCGAGGATTTCTCGCCCAACACCGTGGAGGGCGCCTGCCCGGAATGCCATGGTCTCGGGCGTATCTACGATGTCACCGAGCAGTCGATGGTGCCCGACGATTCGCTCACCATCCGCGAACGCGCCGTGGCCGCGTGGCCGCCGGCCTGGCACGGGCAGAACCTGCGCGACATCCTCGTCACCCTCGGCTATGACGTCGATTCGCCGTGGCGCGACCTGCCGAAGGAGGATCGCGACTGGATCCTCTTCACCGAGGAGCAGCCCACCGTGCCGGTTTACGCTGGCTTCACGCCGCGCGAGGTGCGCGCCGCGCTCAAGCGCAAGCTGGAGCCGAGCTACCAGGGCACCTTTACGGGGGCACGGCGCTACGTGCTGCAGACCTTCGCCACCACGCAGAGCGCGCTGATGAAGAAGCGCGTGGCGCAATACATGATCGGGCGCGAATGTCCGGCGTGCCACGGCAAGCGGCTCAAGAAGGCGGCGCTGTCCGTGACGTTCGCCGGGCTCGACATCGGCGAATTCACGCACCTGCCGTTGGCCCGCGTGGCCGAGATCATGCTGCCCATCGCGCAAGGCAAATCGCCCGGCCCGGCCGGTGCCGCCGGCGCCGTGCTAAGCCGCAAGGCGGCGCGTGCGGACACGACGCGGCGCGTGGCGGCCGGCGGCTCGGCGCACAAGGCCGCCCCCGACGTGCGGCGCACACCCAACCTCTCCGACGAAAAGCGGCTCGCCTCGCAACGCATCGCCGAGGAACTGATGGAGCGGTTGTCCACGCTGATCGACCTGGGCCTCGGCTATCTGTCGCTCGATCGCAGCACGCCAACGCTGTCCTCGGGCGAGCTGCAACGGCTGCGGCTGGCCACGCAGATCTCGTCGCAACTGTTCGGTGTGGTCTACGTCCTCGACGAACCCTCGGCCGGGCTGCATCCCGCCGATGGTGAGGCGCTGCTCGTGGCATTGCGCCGCCTGAACGCGGCCGGCAATTCGCTGTTCGTCGTGGAGCACGACACGCAGACCATGCGCCAGGCGGACTGGATCGTCGACGTGGGGCCCGCAGCCGGCGAGCACGGCGGGCGCGTGCTCTACAGCGGCCCGCCCGACGGCCTCGCCGAGATCGCGGCCTCGCGCACCGCGGCCTACCTGTTCGGGCCGCCGGAGACGCAGCAGCGCGCGCCGCGAGAGCCGGCCGGGTGGCTCAGGCTGGCCCATGTCTCGCGCAACAACCTGCATCGCGTGGATGCGGATATCCCGCTTGGCTGCTTCACCGCGGTAACCGGGGTTTCGGGTTCGGGTAAGTCGAGCCTGATAAGCCAGGCGCTGCCCGAACTCGTGAACCGGCACCTAGGCCGCGCCGACGACGGCGATTCCGAAGACGAGCGCGACCCGCTGTTCGCGGTGACCGATGCCCCGACCGAGGGCCGCATCGCTGGTGGCATGGAGTCAGTGCGCCGGCTGGTGCGCGTGGACCAGAAGCCGATTGGCCGCACGCCCCGTTCGAACCTGGCGACCTATACCGGGTTCTTCGACCATGTACGCAAGCTGTTCGCCGCGACGCCCGCCGCGCGCAAGCGGCGCTACACGGCCGGCCGTTTCTCGTTCAACGTGGCGCAGGGACGCTGCCCGACGTGCGAAGGCGAGGGCTTCGTCAGCGTGGAGCTGCTGTTCCTGCCGAGCGTCTACGCGCCCTGTTCGGCGTGCAACGGCACGCGCTACCGGCCGCAGACGCTGGAAATCACCTGGAAGGGCCGGAACATCGCCGAGGTGCTGGACCTGACCGTCGACGCGGCCTGCGAGGTCTTCGCCGACGAGGCGCCGGCGATGCGAGCCCTGACGGCGTTGCGCGATATCGGGCTCGGCTATCTGCGGCTCGGGCAGCCGGCCACGGAACTGTCGGGCGGCGAGGCGCAGCGCATCAAGCTGGCCACCGAATTGCAGCGCGCGCAGCGCGGCGACTCGCTGTACGTGCTCGACGAGCCCACCAACGGCCTGCATCCCGCCGATGTGGATCGCCTGCTGGCGCAGTTGCAGGCGCTGGTGGACGCCGGCAACACCGTGGTCGTGGTCGAACACGACATGCGCGTGGTGGCGCAGGCGGATTGGGTTATCGACATCGGACCCGGCGCCGGCGACGAAGGGGGGCGCATCGTGGCAAGCGGCCGTCCGGCCGTCATCGCGGTCTCCATCGCAAGCGTGACGGCGGCCTACCTCGCGAAGGAGTTCGGCTGA
- a CDS encoding DUF1484 family protein, which produces MQSNTPAPQEPTLAPKDQLAENVAQVDRAQARPHAKAAPPPPSKAVTLEEQILEATDDLLRVSAGLQSFLTLLDLQSDTIPQGIGLHAMLLPLKQQLDESADRLQALV; this is translated from the coding sequence ATGCAAAGCAACACCCCGGCTCCCCAAGAGCCCACCCTCGCCCCAAAAGATCAACTGGCCGAGAACGTGGCCCAAGTGGACCGCGCCCAGGCCCGCCCCCACGCCAAAGCCGCTCCGCCCCCACCCAGCAAAGCCGTCACCCTGGAGGAGCAAATCCTCGAGGCCACTGACGACCTCCTGCGCGTCAGCGCCGGCCTTCAGTCCTTCCTGACCTTGCTGGACCTGCAGAGCGACACCATCCCCCAAGGCATCGGCCTCCACGCCATGCTTTTGCCGCTCAAGCAACAGCTGGACGAGAGCGCAGATCGCCTGCAGGCGCTGGTCTGA